In Candidatus Woesearchaeota archaeon, a single genomic region encodes these proteins:
- a CDS encoding peroxiredoxin, producing MSYPTINTKAPEFKLPDQNNKQTSLKDFKGKWVVLYFYPKDDTPGCTVEAIDFTKANKQFKELNAVVIGVSPDDNKSHCKFIEKHKLDITLLSDTEKKILEAYGVWQEKSMYGRKYMGVARTTFLEPIPKGINSSFLIE from the coding sequence ATGAGTTATCCAACAATAAACACAAAAGCGCCAGAGTTCAAATTACCAGACCAAAACAACAAACAAACGTCTTTGAAAGATTTCAAAGGAAAATGGGTTGTCTTGTATTTCTATCCAAAAGACGACACTCCTGGCTGCACAGTCGAAGCGATTGATTTCACCAAAGCAAACAAACAATTCAAAGAACTAAACGCAGTTGTTATCGGAGTAAGTCCTGATGACAACAAAAGCCACTGCAAATTTATTGAAAAACACAAATTAGATATTACCCTCCTCAGCGACACTGAAAAGAAAATACTGGAAGCGTACGGGGTCTGGCAGGAGAAATCCATGTACGGCAGAAAATATATGGGTGTCGCACGAACAACATTCTTAGAGCCTATCCCGAAAGGAATAAATAGTAGCTTTCTCATTGAATAG
- a CDS encoding type II methionyl aminopeptidase, producing MKQYPNIMNPEDKEKWIKAGKIASDVREWSKSLIKPGAKLLDIANAIEDKIREKGAFPAFPVNLSLNEIAAHYTPVLNDSIVLSDQIIKVDIGVCYEGAIGDTAYTIDLSGKRTKLVEASQQALANAMKILKIGLPVAEIGRVVEETITSHGFQPIRNLSGHGIALYQIHTGPSIPNYDTKEKVVLGKGMIIAIEPFASTGEGRIKDAGETVIFEEVSHRPVRSPIARQMMQDIEKFQHVPFARRWLDEKHGVNKVSLALAQLKMNGNVQGHAPLVEVSKGMVSQAEHTFLIDDVVVCLTK from the coding sequence ATGAAACAATATCCAAACATCATGAATCCAGAAGATAAAGAAAAATGGATCAAAGCAGGGAAAATCGCTTCTGATGTTCGTGAATGGTCAAAATCCTTGATTAAACCAGGAGCAAAATTGCTTGATATTGCAAACGCTATTGAAGATAAGATTCGAGAAAAAGGAGCATTCCCCGCGTTTCCTGTGAATCTTTCTTTGAACGAAATCGCCGCGCATTACACTCCTGTTCTGAATGATTCCATTGTTCTTTCCGATCAAATTATTAAAGTTGATATTGGTGTTTGCTATGAAGGAGCAATTGGAGATACCGCGTATACCATTGACTTGTCTGGTAAACGAACAAAATTAGTCGAAGCATCGCAGCAAGCACTCGCAAACGCTATGAAGATTCTGAAAATTGGTTTGCCTGTCGCAGAAATTGGTCGCGTGGTTGAAGAAACCATTACGTCGCATGGATTTCAGCCTATCCGAAACTTATCTGGACATGGCATTGCGCTCTATCAAATTCACACAGGACCTTCTATTCCAAACTATGACACCAAAGAGAAAGTTGTTTTGGGAAAAGGAATGATCATTGCAATTGAACCATTCGCATCAACTGGTGAAGGAAGAATTAAAGATGCTGGTGAGACTGTGATTTTTGAAGAGGTTTCTCATCGGCCTGTGCGCAGTCCAATCGCACGACAAATGATGCAGGATATTGAGAAATTTCAGCACGTTCCTTTCGCACGACGATGGCTCGATGAAAAACATGGCGTGAATAAGGTTTCGTTGGCTTTGGCGCAATTAAAAATGAACGGCAATGTGCAAGGACACGCGCCACTTGTTGAAGTTTCCAAAGGCATGGTCAGTCAGGCAGAACATACATTCTTGATTGATGATGTGGTTGTTTGTTTGACGAAGTAG
- a CDS encoding AbrB/MazE/SpoVT family DNA-binding domain-containing protein, translated as MSQFKATAKEWGNSIGIVLPKEIVMREHISANEEITLEVKPKNILRETFGTLKEWKIDSQKVKDELRKEWF; from the coding sequence ATGTCACAGTTCAAAGCAACAGCAAAAGAGTGGGGAAATTCTATTGGGATTGTTCTTCCTAAAGAGATTGTCATGAGAGAACACATCTCCGCTAATGAAGAGATTACTTTAGAAGTAAAGCCAAAAAATATTCTTAGGGAAACCTTTGGAACACTAAAAGAATGGAAAATTGATTCTCAAAAAGTAAAGGATGAGTTGAGAAAAGAATGGTTCTAA